From Cyanobacteria bacterium GSL.Bin1, the proteins below share one genomic window:
- a CDS encoding alpha/beta fold hydrolase yields the protein MSTDLLDGQPMQWRRGISFQVCHSLGKAPPLIFLHGGLGNRYNWRSQYEFAVSQGWETLAYDLAGHGQSQPYSRYSIGRHCRDLTRLLARLQIEKPVLCCHSYGVPIGLEWARQHSVQGLILIAGGTHELAPWWEIPLMKLLKWGGRHFYHLPPLQWLTQKVSTSSRHAKIDQFFAESPVPTERHPYQALEIFWNYNFFSHRQTKAKFKDLPVLVMSGGQDPMFTEDMGRELAGHFPQGQHLHFQQMGHLMMAEAPNAINRAIAQFLNRLE from the coding sequence ATGTCAACAGATCTGTTAGATGGTCAACCGATGCAATGGCGACGAGGGATCTCATTTCAAGTGTGTCATTCTCTAGGGAAAGCTCCCCCTCTCATCTTCCTTCACGGCGGATTAGGAAATCGCTACAATTGGCGATCACAGTATGAGTTTGCAGTTAGTCAAGGCTGGGAAACCCTGGCCTATGATTTAGCCGGACATGGCCAATCTCAACCCTATTCCCGTTATTCCATTGGGCGACACTGTCGAGATTTAACTCGATTACTAGCTCGCTTGCAGATTGAAAAGCCAGTTTTGTGCTGCCATAGCTATGGCGTACCAATTGGTCTGGAATGGGCGAGACAGCATTCCGTGCAAGGTTTAATTTTAATTGCGGGGGGGACCCATGAACTCGCCCCTTGGTGGGAAATTCCCCTGATGAAACTACTCAAGTGGGGAGGACGCCACTTTTATCATTTACCTCCCTTACAATGGCTAACCCAAAAGGTGTCAACTTCGTCTCGCCATGCCAAAATTGATCAGTTCTTTGCTGAAAGTCCTGTCCCCACAGAACGACATCCCTATCAAGCACTAGAGATTTTTTGGAATTATAATTTCTTTTCCCATCGCCAAACGAAAGCAAAATTTAAAGATCTGCCGGTTCTGGTGATGAGTGGGGGACAAGATCCCATGTTTACAGAGGACATGGGGCGGGAATTAGCCGGTCATTTTCCTCAAGGACAACATCTTCATTTTCAACAGATGGGTCACTTAATGATGGCTGAAGCCCCTAATGCAATTAATCGCGCGATCGCGCAATTTTTAAATCGTCTTGAATGA